Proteins found in one Xenopus laevis strain J_2021 chromosome 1L, Xenopus_laevis_v10.1, whole genome shotgun sequence genomic segment:
- the tex261.L gene encoding protein TEX261, with protein sequence MWFIYVLSWLSLFVQVAFVTLAIAAGLYYLAELIEEYTVATSRIIKYMIWFSTGVLICLYLFEKFPTIMIAVGLFTNVVYFGLLQTFPFIMLTSPNFILSCVLVVLNHYLAFQHFAEEYYPFSEVLAYFTFCLWLVPFSFFVSLSAGENVLPSTIQQGDDVVSNYFTKGKRGKRSGILVIFSFIKEAILPSRQKIY encoded by the exons ATGTGGTTCATCTATGTCCTCAGCTGGCTGTCCCTGTTTGTTCAGGTGGCCTTTGTCACTCTGGCCATTG CTGCCGGACTGTACTACTTGGCAGAACTAATAGAGGAATACACAGTAGCCACCAGCAGGATCATAAAGTACATGATATGG TTTTCTACAGGGGTGCTCATCTGCCTCTACTTGTTTGAGAAATTCCCAACCATTATGATTGCAGTCGGGCTCTTCACTAACGTAGTGTACTTTGGCTTGCTGCAGACCTTTCCTTTCATTATGCTCACATCCCCCAACTTCATATTATCCTGTG TTCTCGTGGTGCTGAATCACTACTTGGCTTTCCAGCACTTCGCTGAGGAATATTACCCATTCTCAGAG GTCCTCGCTTATTTCACCTTCTGTCTGTGGCTTGTTCCATTTTCCTTCTTTGTTTCCTTGTCTGCTGGAGAGAACGTTCTCCCCTCCACAATTCAGCAAGGTG ATGATGTTGTGTCCAACTATTTTACCAAGGGCAAGAGAGGAAAGCGCTCAGGGATCCTGGTTATCTTCTCTTTCATCAAGGAGGCCATCTTGCCGAGCAGGCAGAAGATCTACTGA